ACATGATAACGGAACGTTTGATCCTGTTCTCTATTACTAAAGTAGATCAGCTCAAGCCCTTCTTCACGTGGCTCAGACAGTTCCACAGATAGGGTCAACACCCCTTGATAAGGAGAGTCAATTTTAAACCAATCGATATCCTCCTCATCGGCTAGCTGAGCGGAAATCATTGATTCTATAGGAAACGGAGCGGCCTGTACCATACTATTATTCGGCTCGTAGATATCTGTTGCTGGGGGTGTAGTCAGTGCCTTCCAGACATTGATACGTCCATGACCTGTTTGTACATCCCAGCCTGGCTCATGGACATCCTCAGACGTATACAACAAGTGGTTACGTAATTGGGCAGGGGTAAATTCAGGATGTCTTTTCAGGACCAATCCAGCTAAACCAGCCACTTGAGCGGCGGATAGGGACGTACCTGTAGCCAAACGATACTCTCCAGCTAATCCGGTGGTATACACGGTTCCGGGAGCGACGATGTGAATTTCAGGACCTGAGTTAGAATAAGGAGCTGGTGCATCCGCTGCGTTCACGGCTCCAACGGCTAAAACGGTCGGAAAAGCAGCAGGATAATTCACTCGTCCCCCCTCATTGCCCGTAGCGGCCACAAGAAGTACGCCATTTTCTTCAGCATATAGCACAGCGTCCTCCAACGTCTTACTATAAACAGGGCTTCCTAAGGACATAAGCACAACGGATGCTCCACGATCTACCGCTTGATAAATCCCTTGGCTCACAAGAAACGGGGAGCCCTCTCCTTCAGCGGGTAGGACTTTTATAGGCATAATATTCGTAGACCATAACAGCCCAGCGACCCCTTCCTCATTATTACCTACAGCTCCAATAACTCCAGCCAGCTGAGTGCCGTGTCCATGATCATCTTCAGGAGGCAATAAAGGATCGACTAGATTTATGCCCGGTACTAGGTTTTCTTTTAAATCAGGGTGGGAGGTGTCCACTCCTGTATCTAAAATAGCGATGGTAATGTCTCGGTTTGCTCGCACTAGCTCCCATCCAGCATAAGCTTCAATTTGCGCTAAGTACGTTTGTAAAGACCTATGGGGATCATTAGATAAGCTCACCGAATCGATAGTCATCGTATAATCAGGCTCTAGATATTCTATTTCTTCCATATGTACCCATTCCATATACCAAGCTAATACGTCTACATCCTCATACAGCCGAATTAGAGCTAGCCTCCGCTCATGATCAATATGGAGGATCTCCATCTGATCCATGGAAGGCTGCTCAAAGTCCTCAAGCCACTTCACAATCCAATGTGAATGCTCTTCAAACTCTGTAGGCACTTCTAGCAAAGGAGCCTCAGAGACAGGAACGTCAGGCTTGGAGAAGATAGTTAAGAAGGTTACTAACACCACCATGATCAGGAGAAGCAAAAGAAGGGAACGCAAAATAAAAAAAAGCTTGCTCTTCATTTTTTCCTCTCCCCCCTTGGTTTGTCTATGCTCTTTTTCTCTATCTCTCTTTTTCTCTATCTCTCTATTTATCTGTTCTATTATTTCTCTATCTTAATTTCTTTATCTTAATTTCTCTATCTTAATTTCTTATCTTAATTTCTTATCTTAATTTCTTTATCTTATTTAACTATCCTACTCTCTATCCTATTTCACTATCTTACTCTTTATCTTAAATCCTCAACTTTTGCAGAGACAAATTATAAATAATCTATAGGACCTTAAGGATCTAGGACTAATCTGAAGTATTTGTTGACAGGATAGTCTTGCAATTGGGCTAAATTCCCCCAACTTTGTCGGCTTTCCACGCTGCCTTTGTTTTATTTTACTGTCTCTCACCTGTAACGGACATTTTTGACCCTTAGAGCTCCATTTTTACCTGATTTGATCTCTAACGGACATTTTCGACCTTTAGAATGAAAATTCATTGATTTTGATTCGATTTACACCGCTAAGATGCAATTTTGTCCATTAGAATTTACAAAGTTTAAAAATACCTCGCTAAGATGCAATTTTGTCCGTTAGAGCAAGTTATAAATCATGGACCGCATCGAAAACCAGAAAAGCTTCACTAAAGTCACTTTATGATGTTTGAGTTTGAGTTTGAGTTCGTCCCATGCAAAAGGCCAAAGCTGAAAATGAATTGTAAGTTAATTACTCTACTGAATAGCTGGCCAATTTTCATCATATAAAGCCTTATTTGCTAATTTCAGCCTGCGGAAGTTGAGTTATATTTTTTCTACTTTCTCTATCTACTTTTTCTATCTATTTTCTCAGTCTAATTCTTTATCTACTTTATCAATCTAATTCTCTATCCAAATTCTCTATCTAATTCTTTATCTGCTTTCTTTATCTACTTATCAATCTAATTCTCTATTTACTTTATCGTCTACTTTGCTTTCTACCTTAATCTTGCTATCTATTCTCCCAAAATAACGTCTTATCTATACTTTACTTCTTCATCTTTCAATTTTCATTTTCTATGCCTATTTAATTTTTCTCTCTTAATTAATACGGATAAAAGCATGCGTTAGTTTCACTTTTTTTATTATTAATTGTTGCATAAACAGATATAAATTACCATTATTAACGAAAAATAGAGAGTAATGATTATTGAGTTCATCACGGCTGGCTCTATTAGACTTTATCATTAAATTTAACTGATAAATTCAACTGATAGATTTAATTTATAAATCTATCAGATTTTAGCGATCAGCATATTGTAGCAGCATAGCCTCAATTTCTTGGCCCGTTGTCCCCCCAGGAACGTTAAATCGAGGAATACGATGTGTCGATCCATCTAAATAGAACACACCACGATCAATGCTAAAAAGAAGCAAATAGCCTAGCTCTCTTGCCACAGCAACAGCCTCTGCATTTGATGTACCAAACGGGAACGCTAAAGCCACAGCTTGCTTTCCAACATGCTGCTCAATAAGCTGCTTAGACTGCTGAAAGTCCTCTTTTATTCGCTGGCGATGCTCTCCCTCTGATTCAAGCGAACCATTCTCTAACAGCATTCGCTGAACCAATGCTTTTTCCAGCCCATTTTGGCCAGCTTTTTTGCTGTGCAGGTTATGTGTATGGCTCTGAATCGTGATCACACCCGAATCTACCATTTCCTTGGCCTGCTCCCAAGTGAAATGCTCGTAACGCCCTGGCTGTTCTCCCCTGTGTTTGGTGACAACGTAAATGCTAGCTTTCATCCCTAACTCCCTAAGGATAGGGTACGCATACGTATAGTTATTTAAATACCCGTCATCAATGGTTATTAGAAGAGGTTTGGCGGGAAGCTCCTTTGTTCCATGAATCGCTTCCACAAGATCATATTCTGTAATCGTTTCATAGCCTTGATTTTTTAAATAGGTAAGCTGTTCGCGAAAATCCTCAGGATCAACCTCTACACTAGTAGATCCACCTGGTTTAAAAGAATGGTACATCAGGATAGGAACATATCCCTGAAAGGACTCCTTTAGATTCGAACTCTCCGAACTCCCTTGTTGCTCTCCATTCAGATTCTGATCCTCATTTGAGTGCTGCTCTCCAGATTGATTAGCAGGAGATTGGTTGCCCCCATATCCATTTTGTTCACGATTTTGATTACTATTTTGATCTAGATTTTGTCCACCATTTTGGTTTCTTCGAGAATCATTTGGACGCTCTACTGTTCCACTAGGTTCCTGCACGTTTGTATCTTCTATGTATTCCTCATGCTGAACAACAAGCACTTCCTGCTGCTGTTCTGGATGATGATCTGTATTAACTATTCCTTCTACAGCATCAGTTGACTCTGCTCCATCAGTAAGCAAAGCCTCTGAATTGCTCTCCTCCGCACCTTGCTCTAGCTCCTGATCTAAAGTGTTCTCATCTATGGTTTGAGCAGACGCAAGAAGCTGCTCTTCCGTCGTTATGCCCTGCGCTCGCGCTCTTTCCTGTTCCAGCTCATAATAAAGAAAATAGGAGGAAGACAAAATGAATACGATTAATGAAACCATTAACGCCCATTTTAAAGGATGAATGCGATCTTGTCGTTTTTCTTTTTCTGCAGCCATTTGTGTTTCTCCCCACATGCCCTACTGAGTTGTACCACATACCCATATGTACAGTGCGTATCTATTTGCTATGAATAGTAATACGTATGTATTCTGTAAACGTTTCTATTTATGTGTACATTTCTATTTATGTGTAGGGCCCTTCTATTCTCGCTGTATTTATATCCTTCATTATACTTTAGCTAAAGCCATGGGAACATAGATTTTAACCAATCGGATAAAAGAAAATCTACTAAATCCTTCATTCACTATGATTATTCGTAGAGCGATAAAGTGATCTACTAAATCCTTCATTCACTATGATTGATTCGTAGAGTGATCTACTACAATCCTAATCACTATAAATCATTCGTAGAGTAGTAGAGTGATCTACATAAGCCTTCCTTCATTCACTATGATTCATTTGTAGAGCGATAAAGTGATCTAGTGCAAGGCTTTATTCACTATGATTAATTGGTAGAGTAATCAAAACGGTCGTCCCCCTACTTATTACACTCTTAATATCCATATGCCCCTGGTGAGCACGAATGATCTTGTAGCTGACCATCAAGCCTAAGCCCGTTCCCTTTTCCTTTGTGGTATAAAAAGGCTCGCCTAACCGCTTAATCCGTTCAGCCGGAATCCCGTTTCCTTCATCCGTTACCTCGACAGAGATATTCTGCTCATCGGGCTGATCAATCGTAATGGTAATCTTTCCACCTTTGGGCATCGCTTCGATTGAGTTTTTAATCACATTGATAAAAACCTGCTTCAGCTGATTCTCTTCACACATCAGGAGAGCGTCCTGCTTAGAAAACTTCGTAATAATCTCACAGTTATGTAAAATCGCTTGTGTTTCTAATATAGTCACAACATCAAGGACAAGCTTATTTAAGTTACGCTGTTCAAAGCTAACGACCTGAGGCTTAGCAAGCACCATAAACTCATTCACAATTGTATTAATCCGATCAAGCTCAGATAAAATAATATTGATATATTTAGGATTATAGCTCTGCTCTAGCTGAATCAGCTGCACAAAGCCTTTTAGGGACGTTAGCGGGTTACGTATCTCATGAGCTACACCCGCAGCCATTTGTCCAATCACTGAGAGCATGTCCGACTTACGCAGAAGCTCCTCTGACTTTTTCCTTTCGGTAATGTCCCGGATAATCCCAGATACAGAAACAACCTCTCCCTTACGATTCTTAATGGGTGAAAAAGTCACACTGACATGAAACCTAGTACCATCCTTCCTCTGGCGTACCGTCTCATGACCGATGATCTGCTCCCCATTTTTCAGCTTAAAATAGAGATCTCTGGATTCTTTGCGACATTCTAAGGGAACGGTAACCCTCGTGCGCATGCCTACAATCTCGTCCGCCGTCCAGCCATACATTTGCTCAAAGGCGTTATTAACCCGTCTAATCGTTCCATCAATATCATAGAAAAGGATCGCATCGGCGCTGGTACTGATGAAATTTTCAAGCTGATCCTTAATCATCCTGAGCTCATCCTCTACTCGTTTCCTCTCCGTAATATCCTTACCGATCACCAGAATATTCTCATGCTGATCCGGGGCGTGGTAGATAGGAACCTTGGTAATTTCGATCGTTTTGGCTTCTGCCCCTCTAGTAATAACCTCTTCTAAACGATGGATGCTCTTAGAATGTAGGGTCTCTTGATCAGAGTTTTTTAAAAAACTCCAGTATTGCCGATTATGTAGCTCACTCATTTCCTCTAGCTCAGCGACATCCTTGCCAATCATATTCCTACCATTCATTTCAAAAAAATCATGGGCGGCCTGATTCGCCTCTAGCACTCCTCCCCCTGTCTCCTTAAGAATAACAAAGTCAGGAATCGTATTGATGAGGATGCGGAGTCTTTTTTCACTTTTGCGTAAAGCCCTTTGAGATAAGTATAGATTATGTAAATATCGATTTAAAAAGTATAAAAAAAGAAGAGCCGTTGCCAGCACAAAAAGGAAATTAAAGAATAATTCGATAAGATTGCGGACATAATCCTTCAGTGGAAGACTGGAAATCATACTGTCCGTTGCAATTAACCAGATGAAGCCAATCACAATATACCAAAAAATAATTTTTAAGGATAAGATCCGCCGACTTCGGAACGAATTTCCCATCTTCCTACTCCCCCTGTAAAAAGATATGTCATGTAAAGATACTAACATAATTGTCTTGCGTTGGAGAAGTATGTAATAAAAAAGATAAAATTTGGTTCTTTCGACCTATACAAAGAAGGGTTTTACGGAAGCTTTTCAAAGGTGGAGCACCTATATATAGAAGATTACACTATAACTTACTTATCTTATCTAAAAGCTGTTGAAATTCATTTACATAGATGTTTGCAATT
This genomic stretch from Bacillus horti harbors:
- a CDS encoding PAS domain-containing sensor histidine kinase — translated: MGNSFRSRRILSLKIIFWYIVIGFIWLIATDSMISSLPLKDYVRNLIELFFNFLFVLATALLFLYFLNRYLHNLYLSQRALRKSEKRLRILINTIPDFVILKETGGGVLEANQAAHDFFEMNGRNMIGKDVAELEEMSELHNRQYWSFLKNSDQETLHSKSIHRLEEVITRGAEAKTIEITKVPIYHAPDQHENILVIGKDITERKRVEDELRMIKDQLENFISTSADAILFYDIDGTIRRVNNAFEQMYGWTADEIVGMRTRVTVPLECRKESRDLYFKLKNGEQIIGHETVRQRKDGTRFHVSVTFSPIKNRKGEVVSVSGIIRDITERKKSEELLRKSDMLSVIGQMAAGVAHEIRNPLTSLKGFVQLIQLEQSYNPKYINIILSELDRINTIVNEFMVLAKPQVVSFEQRNLNKLVLDVVTILETQAILHNCEIITKFSKQDALLMCEENQLKQVFINVIKNSIEAMPKGGKITITIDQPDEQNISVEVTDEGNGIPAERIKRLGEPFYTTKEKGTGLGLMVSYKIIRAHQGHMDIKSVISRGTTVLITLPINHSE
- a CDS encoding polysaccharide deacetylase family protein; translated protein: MAAEKEKRQDRIHPLKWALMVSLIVFILSSSYFLYYELEQERARAQGITTEEQLLASAQTIDENTLDQELEQGAEESNSEALLTDGAESTDAVEGIVNTDHHPEQQQEVLVVQHEEYIEDTNVQEPSGTVERPNDSRRNQNGGQNLDQNSNQNREQNGYGGNQSPANQSGEQHSNEDQNLNGEQQGSSESSNLKESFQGYVPILMYHSFKPGGSTSVEVDPEDFREQLTYLKNQGYETITEYDLVEAIHGTKELPAKPLLITIDDGYLNNYTYAYPILRELGMKASIYVVTKHRGEQPGRYEHFTWEQAKEMVDSGVITIQSHTHNLHSKKAGQNGLEKALVQRMLLENGSLESEGEHRQRIKEDFQQSKQLIEQHVGKQAVALAFPFGTSNAEAVAVARELGYLLLFSIDRGVFYLDGSTHRIPRFNVPGGTTGQEIEAMLLQYADR
- a CDS encoding S8 family serine peptidase, whose amino-acid sequence is MKSKLFFILRSLLLLLLIMVVLVTFLTIFSKPDVPVSEAPLLEVPTEFEEHSHWIVKWLEDFEQPSMDQMEILHIDHERRLALIRLYEDVDVLAWYMEWVHMEEIEYLEPDYTMTIDSVSLSNDPHRSLQTYLAQIEAYAGWELVRANRDITIAILDTGVDTSHPDLKENLVPGINLVDPLLPPEDDHGHGTQLAGVIGAVGNNEEGVAGLLWSTNIMPIKVLPAEGEGSPFLVSQGIYQAVDRGASVVLMSLGSPVYSKTLEDAVLYAEENGVLLVAATGNEGGRVNYPAAFPTVLAVGAVNAADAPAPYSNSGPEIHIVAPGTVYTTGLAGEYRLATGTSLSAAQVAGLAGLVLKRHPEFTPAQLRNHLLYTSEDVHEPGWDVQTGHGRINVWKALTTPPATDIYEPNNSMVQAAPFPIESMISAQLADEEDIDWFKIDSPYQGVLTLSVELSEPREEGLELIYFSNREQDQTFRYHVNHSREIRLMVDSGVSHIKLRFHEDEPHTRPISYSMTSSFTIYADQQEPNNTKEQAFPLEGNGEVLTGTFHRDNMRDWYYIDVPQKGELDIHVSVDTLRLDPVLYLERPDGTSVRVDEGNVSNGQEERLVTDVERGRYYLRLHHYYDNKVNGEYYLRTTYRPYFEDENEPNNSPVQATRLLLSQIIEATIHTRTDEDWYRVRVRDQNQYVTIRAYGIPSFVSLSIRLYDENEELITVKTQHGNEKEIHIGRRLQPGIYYIQVNARQAFPFESYRLQASQSTIIGGYRDIRRFWAQDSIVLVSQQGYFEGVGDYLFHPADPVTRAAVAQVLQRMYSFDANAEAEGDAFEDVGQEHWASEAIAQMSESNVMDGYSDGTFAPSRSITRAEVVTIFEQLILRQMNVEPTTQRTITYRDLSSNHFAYGSIMRLSRLGVITGYADYTFKPNQVMTRAEFARFVEKVVELQEENHSAL